In the Muricauda sp. MAR_2010_75 genome, one interval contains:
- a CDS encoding long-chain fatty acid--CoA ligase produces MQKVTRLFDFPYYQLEKHPLEKALVTKYNGQWVATSTQEYIDKANAFSRGLLQLGVKPNDKIALISTTNRTEWCIADIGILQVGAQNVPIYPTISEEDYEYILNHSEAKYCFVSCDEVLQKVLAISGNLKTLKDVYSFDQLDNCKSWTEVLELGADTSKQEEVENRKAGVSPGDLATLIYTSGTTGKPKGVMLSHNNIVSNVLSAQNRLPLEPGDRVLSFLPLCHIFERTFSYAYIYLCYEIHFAEGLDKISENVKEVKPSCMTVVPRLVEKVYDAIIAKGTALTGLKKKLFFWAVELGFKFKPYKANGWWYELKLKLARKLIFSKWKEALGGNLEMMASGSAALQPRLGHIFAAADMPIMECYGLTETSPGISVSEIRNHGWKIGKVGRIMDGVEIKIAEDGEILCKGPNVMMGYYKDPEKTAEVLKDGYFHTGDIGEIDEDGFLQITDRKKEMFKTSGGKYVAPQLLENRFKESRFIEQIMVVGEGEKMPAALIQPNFEFVREWAKRHQVTVGDNSDLVKNEKVIARFQEEVDLANEEFAKWEKVKQFRLTPDVWSVEEGHLTPTMKLKRKIVKEKYIDLYNDIYGH; encoded by the coding sequence ATGCAAAAAGTTACCCGATTATTCGATTTTCCATACTACCAATTGGAAAAACACCCCCTCGAAAAGGCATTGGTCACAAAATACAACGGCCAATGGGTAGCAACCTCAACACAGGAATATATTGATAAGGCAAATGCATTTAGCAGAGGCTTACTTCAACTGGGGGTTAAGCCCAATGACAAGATAGCCCTTATTTCTACCACCAATAGGACCGAGTGGTGCATTGCCGATATAGGCATACTTCAGGTAGGTGCGCAAAATGTTCCTATTTATCCCACCATTTCTGAGGAAGATTATGAATACATCTTGAATCATTCCGAGGCCAAATATTGTTTTGTGTCCTGTGACGAAGTACTTCAAAAAGTCTTGGCCATAAGTGGAAACCTAAAGACGTTAAAAGACGTTTATTCTTTTGATCAATTGGACAATTGCAAGAGTTGGACAGAAGTTTTGGAGCTTGGAGCGGATACTTCGAAACAAGAAGAAGTTGAGAACCGAAAAGCTGGGGTATCTCCTGGCGATTTGGCCACGCTTATTTATACATCTGGAACAACGGGAAAACCCAAAGGCGTAATGCTATCCCACAATAATATTGTTTCAAATGTGCTATCGGCGCAAAACCGATTACCGCTAGAGCCTGGAGATAGGGTCTTGAGTTTTCTTCCCCTCTGCCATATTTTTGAACGGACATTTTCCTATGCATACATCTATCTATGCTATGAAATCCATTTTGCGGAAGGGCTGGACAAAATCAGTGAAAATGTCAAAGAAGTGAAACCCTCATGCATGACCGTTGTACCCAGACTGGTGGAAAAGGTTTATGATGCCATCATTGCTAAGGGCACGGCACTTACCGGACTTAAAAAGAAGCTTTTCTTTTGGGCCGTGGAACTTGGATTCAAGTTTAAGCCCTACAAAGCAAATGGGTGGTGGTACGAGCTGAAATTAAAGCTGGCCAGAAAATTGATTTTCAGTAAATGGAAGGAAGCACTCGGCGGTAACCTGGAAATGATGGCCTCTGGCAGTGCGGCATTACAGCCCAGGCTCGGGCATATTTTTGCCGCTGCGGACATGCCCATCATGGAGTGTTATGGCTTAACGGAAACATCCCCTGGGATATCAGTCAGCGAAATACGCAACCATGGTTGGAAAATAGGCAAGGTGGGTAGGATCATGGATGGCGTTGAGATAAAAATTGCCGAAGATGGGGAAATACTGTGCAAGGGACCCAATGTAATGATGGGCTACTATAAAGACCCTGAAAAAACAGCAGAAGTACTCAAAGATGGTTATTTCCATACCGGTGACATTGGAGAGATTGATGAAGATGGCTTTTTGCAGATTACCGACCGTAAGAAGGAAATGTTCAAAACCTCAGGCGGTAAATATGTGGCTCCTCAATTGTTGGAAAACCGATTTAAAGAATCCCGCTTTATAGAACAGATTATGGTTGTTGGCGAAGGCGAAAAAATGCCAGCTGCTCTAATTCAACCTAATTTTGAATTTGTCCGTGAATGGGCCAAAAGACATCAGGTAACCGTGGGTGATAATTCAGATTTGGTCAAGAATGAAAAGGTAATAGCCCGTTTTCAGGAGGAAGTGGACCTTGCCAATGAGGAATTTGCCAAATGGGAAAAAGTAAAACAGTTTAGGCTCACCCCAGATGTTTGGAGTGTTGAAGAAGGGCACCTTACCCCTACCATGAAATTAAAACGGAAAATTGTAAAGGAGAAATATATAGACCTCTACAATGACATTTATGGGCATTGA
- a CDS encoding MarR family winged helix-turn-helix transcriptional regulator has translation MKDLTIDYALRATWQAVSKMYNEEAKNYGVTMAIGFTLLSIDPKEGTPSTALGPKMGMEATSLSRILKNIEERGYIQRKPNPNDGRGVLIHLTALGLEKRKESKDVVLRFNEVVKENVSEENLAGFFKTMDIINKLISDKKIYIKTTN, from the coding sequence ATGAAAGATTTGACCATTGATTATGCACTGAGAGCCACTTGGCAAGCCGTAAGCAAAATGTACAATGAAGAGGCCAAGAATTATGGGGTAACCATGGCCATAGGCTTTACGCTGTTGAGCATCGACCCCAAGGAAGGAACTCCAAGCACCGCACTCGGGCCCAAAATGGGAATGGAGGCCACAAGTTTATCCAGGATCTTAAAAAATATTGAGGAAAGGGGGTATATCCAACGAAAACCAAACCCCAACGATGGTAGAGGAGTCTTGATTCACCTTACTGCTCTAGGGCTGGAAAAACGAAAGGAGTCCAAAGATGTAGTGCTCCGTTTCAATGAAGTGGTCAAAGAAAACGTCTCCGAAGAAAATCTTGCAGGTTTCTTTAAGACCATGGATATTATCAACAAATTGATTTCAGATAAAAAAATATACATAAAAACGACTAATTAA
- a CDS encoding 3-hydroxyacyl-CoA dehydrogenase/enoyl-CoA hydratase family protein — MKRHINKVAVIGSGIMGSGIACHFANIGVEVLLLDIVPRELNEKEKSKGLSLEDKVVRNRLVNDALAAALKSKPSPIYHQKFANRITTGNLEDDISKVSKVDWIIEVVVERLDIKKQVFENLEKHRTPGTLITSNTSGIPIKFMSEGRSQDFKEHFCGTHFFNPPRYLKLFEIIPGPETSPEVLEFLNSYGEQYLGKTSVVAKDTPAFIGNRIGIFSIQSLFHMVKEMGMTVEEVDKLTGPVIGRPKSATFRTVDVVGLDTLVHVANGISENCKDDERHELFQLPDFINTMMENKWLGSKTGQGFYKKVKGDDGKSEILTLDLDSMEYRDKKSAKFATLELTKTIDKVIDRFSVLVDGQDKAGEFYRKSFGALFAYVTHRIPEITNELYKIDDAMKAGFGWEHGPFQIWDAVGLDKGLEFIKAEGLVAAPWVAEMKAAGVDSFYTVKDGATYFYDIPKKAMEKVPGQDAFIILDNIRTSKEVFKNSGVVIEDLGDGILNCEFQSKMNTIGGDVLAGLNKAVDLAEKDFQGLVVGNQAANFSVGANIGMIFMMAVEQEYDELNMAIKYFQDTMMRMRYSSIPTVSAPHGMCLGGGCELSMHADKVVAAAETYIGLVEFGVGVIPGGGGSKEMTLRASDTFRKNDVELNVLQEYFLTIGMAKVSTSAYEAFDLGILQKGKDVVIVNKDRQIATAKAHAKLMAEAGYTKPIPRKDVKVLGKQALGMFLVGTDSMEAGHYISEHDKKIANKLAYVMAGGDLSEANYVSEQYLLDLEREAFLSLCTERKTLERIQHMLKTGKPLRN, encoded by the coding sequence ATGAAAAGGCATATCAACAAAGTTGCCGTTATCGGTTCTGGTATTATGGGAAGTGGCATTGCCTGCCATTTTGCCAATATCGGCGTCGAGGTTTTATTGCTGGATATTGTACCAAGGGAACTTAACGAAAAGGAAAAGTCCAAAGGGCTCTCCTTGGAGGACAAAGTTGTGCGTAACCGATTGGTGAACGACGCCTTGGCCGCAGCATTAAAGTCAAAACCCTCCCCTATTTACCATCAAAAATTTGCGAACCGCATCACCACCGGAAATTTGGAGGATGACATTTCCAAGGTTTCCAAAGTGGATTGGATTATTGAAGTGGTCGTGGAGCGGTTGGACATTAAAAAGCAAGTTTTTGAAAACTTGGAAAAACATAGAACACCAGGAACACTCATTACTTCCAATACTTCGGGCATTCCCATTAAGTTTATGAGTGAAGGAAGAAGTCAGGATTTCAAGGAACATTTCTGCGGAACCCACTTCTTCAACCCACCGCGGTACCTAAAGCTTTTTGAAATTATCCCTGGGCCCGAAACTTCTCCTGAAGTTTTGGAGTTTTTGAACAGTTACGGCGAGCAGTATCTGGGCAAAACTTCTGTGGTGGCCAAGGATACACCTGCCTTTATCGGCAACCGCATCGGGATTTTCAGTATTCAGAGCCTTTTTCATATGGTAAAGGAAATGGGCATGACGGTGGAAGAGGTTGACAAACTTACCGGACCTGTTATTGGACGACCAAAATCTGCCACGTTCCGTACGGTTGATGTGGTCGGTTTGGATACTTTGGTGCATGTAGCCAATGGAATCAGTGAAAATTGTAAGGACGATGAGCGTCACGAGCTGTTCCAACTCCCAGATTTCATCAATACCATGATGGAAAACAAATGGTTGGGAAGCAAAACGGGACAAGGTTTCTATAAAAAGGTTAAAGGTGATGATGGCAAGAGCGAAATCCTCACTTTGGATTTGGACTCGATGGAGTATCGTGATAAAAAGAGTGCAAAATTCGCCACTTTGGAGCTTACCAAGACCATTGACAAAGTAATCGATAGATTTTCGGTGTTGGTGGATGGACAGGATAAGGCCGGAGAATTTTATCGAAAAAGTTTCGGGGCATTGTTTGCCTACGTCACCCATCGTATTCCGGAAATAACCAACGAACTCTACAAGATTGATGATGCCATGAAAGCTGGGTTTGGCTGGGAACACGGCCCATTCCAGATTTGGGACGCAGTTGGACTGGATAAAGGTCTGGAATTCATCAAAGCCGAAGGTTTGGTAGCTGCCCCTTGGGTTGCAGAAATGAAAGCAGCCGGAGTTGATTCCTTTTATACGGTAAAAGATGGTGCTACCTATTTTTATGACATCCCCAAGAAGGCCATGGAAAAAGTTCCGGGTCAGGATGCCTTCATCATTTTGGATAACATCAGAACGTCAAAAGAAGTGTTCAAAAACAGTGGGGTGGTCATCGAGGATTTGGGTGATGGTATATTGAACTGCGAATTCCAATCCAAAATGAACACCATCGGTGGTGATGTTCTCGCAGGATTGAACAAAGCTGTTGACCTAGCTGAAAAAGATTTCCAAGGATTGGTGGTCGGAAACCAAGCTGCCAATTTCTCTGTGGGAGCCAATATTGGAATGATTTTTATGATGGCCGTGGAACAGGAATACGACGAACTGAACATGGCCATCAAATACTTTCAGGATACCATGATGCGGATGCGATATTCCTCCATCCCCACAGTATCAGCGCCACATGGCATGTGCTTGGGAGGTGGTTGTGAATTGTCCATGCATGCCGACAAAGTAGTCGCCGCGGCAGAAACCTATATTGGATTGGTGGAGTTTGGCGTCGGGGTCATCCCCGGCGGAGGTGGCTCCAAGGAAATGACACTTCGTGCATCAGATACCTTCCGAAAAAATGATGTGGAATTGAACGTGCTGCAGGAGTACTTTTTAACCATCGGTATGGCGAAAGTGTCCACATCTGCCTATGAAGCCTTCGATTTGGGTATCCTGCAAAAAGGAAAAGATGTAGTGATCGTGAACAAAGATCGACAAATTGCTACAGCCAAAGCACATGCCAAATTAATGGCGGAAGCAGGATACACCAAACCAATACCACGAAAAGACGTGAAAGTGCTGGGTAAACAAGCGCTTGGAATGTTCTTGGTAGGAACCGATTCCATGGAAGCGGGGCATTACATTTCGGAACACGATAAGAAAATAGCCAATAAACTGGCCTACGTTATGGCCGGAGGGGATTTATCTGAAGCCAATTATGTTAGTGAACAGTACTTGTTGGATTTAGAACGCGAAGCATTCCTTTCACTTTGTACGGAACGGAAGACTTTGGAGCGCATCCAGCACATGTTGAAAACAGGGAAACCCTTGCGTAATTAG
- a CDS encoding four helix bundle protein — protein sequence MHKVEDLKIWQKAIELSKAIYILISDLPKDERFGLTQQMKRSAVSVPSNIAEGAGRNSNKEFRHFLGIANGSLYELQTQLILTIELNLIDNKKVQHIIEECIEIQKMNYALLQKL from the coding sequence ATGCATAAAGTGGAAGATTTAAAGATTTGGCAAAAAGCAATTGAGCTTTCCAAAGCGATTTATATTCTTATTTCTGATCTACCAAAGGACGAAAGATTTGGTTTGACCCAGCAAATGAAAAGAAGTGCCGTTTCCGTGCCATCAAATATAGCTGAAGGTGCTGGGAGAAATTCCAACAAAGAGTTTAGACACTTCTTGGGTATTGCAAATGGTTCGCTTTATGAACTACAAACCCAATTAATATTAACCATCGAATTAAACTTAATCGACAACAAAAAAGTTCAACATATCATTGAGGAGTGCATTGAAATTCAAAAAATGAATTACGCACTATTGCAAAAACTGTAA
- a CDS encoding acetyl-CoA C-acyltransferase, translating to MKTAYIVKAYRTAVGKAPRGLFRFKRPDELAAETIEYMMKELPQLDKKRIDDVIVGNAMPEAEQGLNMARLISLMGLDIEDVPGVTVNRYCASGLETIGIATAKIQSGMADCIIAGGAESMSYIPMGGYKPTPDYATAKEGHEDYYWGMGLTAEAVAQQFKVSREDQDVFAYNSHMKALKAQEENRFQDQIVPIEVQHTFVNEAGKKETKNYTVNKDEGPRKDTNIPTLNKLRPVFAAGGSVTAGNSSQMSDGAAFVMVMSEEMVKELNLEPIARLVNYAAAGVEPRIMGIGPVKAIPKALKQAGLKQNDVELIELNEAFASQSLAVIRELGLDPEIVNVNGGAIALGHPLGCTGAKLSVQLFDEMRKRDMKGKYGMVTMCVGTGQGAAGIYEFLN from the coding sequence ATGAAAACAGCATATATCGTAAAAGCATACAGAACTGCAGTGGGCAAGGCGCCACGGGGATTATTTCGGTTCAAGAGACCCGATGAACTTGCCGCGGAGACCATCGAATACATGATGAAGGAATTGCCTCAACTCGATAAAAAACGTATCGATGATGTCATTGTGGGCAATGCTATGCCAGAAGCCGAACAAGGGTTAAATATGGCCCGGCTCATCTCCCTTATGGGGTTGGACATTGAAGACGTTCCAGGGGTCACCGTTAACCGGTATTGCGCTTCTGGATTGGAAACCATTGGCATTGCAACTGCGAAAATTCAATCTGGAATGGCGGATTGTATTATTGCGGGTGGTGCAGAGAGCATGAGTTACATCCCGATGGGCGGTTACAAACCCACACCGGATTATGCAACTGCAAAAGAAGGGCATGAGGATTATTATTGGGGTATGGGGCTTACTGCGGAAGCGGTAGCACAACAATTCAAAGTTTCACGAGAAGACCAGGATGTGTTCGCCTATAACTCCCACATGAAAGCATTGAAAGCCCAAGAAGAAAATCGATTCCAAGACCAAATTGTCCCGATTGAGGTACAACACACTTTTGTGAACGAGGCAGGAAAAAAGGAAACCAAAAACTACACCGTCAACAAGGATGAAGGACCCCGAAAAGACACCAACATTCCCACTTTGAATAAATTGCGACCTGTTTTTGCCGCTGGTGGAAGTGTTACCGCTGGAAACTCGTCACAAATGAGCGATGGTGCTGCTTTTGTCATGGTCATGAGCGAAGAAATGGTAAAAGAATTGAATCTGGAACCCATTGCCCGTTTGGTGAACTATGCTGCAGCAGGGGTTGAACCACGAATCATGGGAATTGGCCCCGTGAAAGCGATTCCAAAAGCCTTAAAACAAGCTGGATTAAAGCAAAATGATGTAGAACTCATCGAATTGAACGAAGCCTTTGCTTCGCAATCTTTGGCCGTTATCCGCGAATTGGGATTGGATCCAGAAATTGTCAATGTAAACGGTGGAGCCATTGCACTTGGACATCCATTGGGGTGCACTGGAGCAAAATTATCCGTTCAACTTTTTGATGAGATGCGCAAACGCGATATGAAAGGAAAATATGGAATGGTGACCATGTGCGTTGGTACAGGACAAGGCGCAGCAGGTATTTATGAATTTTTAAATTAA
- a CDS encoding acyl-CoA dehydrogenase family protein: protein MSAETMEKDILRGGQFLVKETKCEDIFTLEDLNEEQKMMRESTKEFVDRELWAHWERFEKKDYAYTEECMRKAGELGLLSVAVPEAYGGMGMGFVSTMLVCDYISGATGSFSTAFGAHTGIGTMPITLYGTEEQKQKYVPRLASGEWFGAYCLTEPGAGSDANSGKTKAVLSEDGKYYSITGQKMWISNAGFCNMFIVFARIEDDKYITGFIVENDPENGISFGDEEKKLGIHSSSTRQVFFNETKVPVENMLSERGNGFKIAMNALNIGRIKLAAACLEAQRRVLNEATKYANERVQFKTPIINFGAVKAKIADMATNAYVDESACYRAAKNIEDRIAIREASGNPHQEAELKGVEEYAIECSILKVAVSEHVQHTTDEGIQIFGGMGFSADTPMESAWRDARISRIYEGTNEINRMLSVGMLVKKAMKGHVDLLGPATAVGEELMGIPSFDTPDFSALLSEEKDMVARLKKVFLMIAGKAVQRYGPDLEEHQMLLMSAADILIQVYLAESTILRAEKNAKRFGEDAQATQIDMAKLYLYRAVDIINQKGKEAIVSFTVGDEQRMMLMGLKRFTKYTNQPNVVALRTQIADKVAADNGYTFD from the coding sequence ATGAGTGCTGAAACTATGGAAAAGGACATCCTAAGAGGAGGTCAATTTTTGGTGAAAGAAACCAAGTGTGAGGACATTTTCACTTTGGAAGACCTCAACGAAGAGCAAAAAATGATGCGCGAAAGCACCAAGGAGTTTGTAGACCGTGAGCTTTGGGCACATTGGGAACGTTTTGAGAAAAAAGATTACGCCTATACAGAAGAATGCATGCGTAAAGCAGGTGAACTGGGCCTTTTGAGTGTCGCTGTTCCCGAAGCGTATGGTGGTATGGGTATGGGATTTGTCTCCACCATGTTGGTTTGCGATTATATCTCAGGAGCCACAGGTTCGTTCAGTACCGCTTTTGGGGCTCATACGGGAATCGGGACCATGCCAATTACGCTCTACGGAACCGAGGAGCAAAAACAAAAATATGTACCGAGATTAGCTTCGGGCGAATGGTTTGGAGCCTATTGTTTAACGGAGCCCGGAGCGGGTTCCGATGCCAATTCCGGGAAAACCAAGGCTGTACTGTCCGAAGATGGAAAATACTACAGCATCACCGGGCAGAAGATGTGGATTTCCAACGCTGGATTCTGCAATATGTTCATTGTTTTTGCGCGAATTGAAGACGACAAGTACATCACCGGTTTCATTGTGGAGAACGACCCTGAAAATGGCATTTCCTTTGGAGATGAAGAAAAGAAACTGGGCATCCACTCCTCCTCTACCCGACAAGTGTTTTTTAATGAAACCAAGGTTCCCGTTGAAAATATGTTATCCGAAAGAGGCAATGGGTTTAAAATTGCTATGAACGCCCTTAACATCGGTAGAATTAAATTAGCAGCAGCCTGTTTGGAGGCACAAAGACGTGTCCTTAATGAAGCGACCAAGTATGCCAATGAACGTGTGCAGTTTAAAACACCTATCATAAATTTTGGTGCTGTAAAAGCGAAAATAGCCGATATGGCCACCAACGCGTATGTAGATGAATCTGCTTGTTACCGTGCTGCGAAAAATATCGAGGACAGAATCGCCATTCGAGAAGCCAGTGGCAACCCCCATCAAGAAGCGGAGCTTAAAGGTGTTGAGGAGTATGCCATTGAATGTTCCATTCTAAAAGTGGCGGTTTCCGAGCACGTACAGCATACCACGGATGAAGGTATCCAAATTTTTGGAGGTATGGGCTTTAGTGCCGATACTCCCATGGAATCTGCTTGGCGAGACGCCCGTATTTCCCGAATTTATGAAGGAACCAACGAAATCAACAGAATGTTGTCTGTGGGCATGTTAGTGAAAAAAGCCATGAAAGGCCATGTGGATTTGCTTGGGCCTGCAACGGCTGTTGGCGAGGAGTTGATGGGTATTCCATCCTTTGATACTCCTGATTTCTCAGCATTGCTTTCTGAGGAAAAAGATATGGTTGCCCGTTTGAAAAAAGTGTTTTTGATGATTGCAGGTAAAGCTGTTCAAAGATATGGCCCAGATTTGGAAGAGCACCAAATGCTTTTGATGTCTGCTGCCGATATTTTGATTCAGGTGTATTTGGCAGAATCCACCATCCTCCGTGCCGAGAAAAACGCAAAACGATTTGGTGAAGATGCCCAAGCGACACAAATTGACATGGCCAAACTCTATCTGTACAGAGCTGTGGATATCATCAACCAAAAGGGAAAAGAAGCGATTGTTTCTTTTACCGTAGGTGATGAACAACGCATGATGCTCATGGGACTGAAACGTTTCACGAAATATACAAATCAACCCAATGTTGTGGCTCTTCGCACCCAGATTGCGGACAAAGTGGCTGCAGATAACGGGTATACCTTCGACTAA
- a CDS encoding glycoside hydrolase family 15 protein — translation MDNLNYGIIGNCRTAALISKAGSLDWCCLPQFDSASVFAKILDEEKGGSFGFKLDDGYSVDQKYHPNTAILVTRFSNGKDIFEVHDFMPRHHKLNNGKYNAPPEIVRYIKYVSGRPKFSVQYDPKLEYGLGQTKHYVKKHFIASLTRKQKYDTLFLYTSFDKNSVLDGSEITLDQDGYFLICYNEKILKATTDKMALELERTKVYWLDWSDKTPNYHKFGEQIIRSAITLKLLTFDKTGAVLAAATTSLPETVGEVRNWDYRFCWIRDASMVIKVVSELGHKNSAKRYLQFIIDLMPDKDEKLQIMYGINKEKTLTEKTLDHLDGYKGSKPVRIGNAAYKQRQNDIYGILMDVIYEQLMKFSNDIENGEELWSITKGIVWIVGKHWKEPDKGIWEFRGEDKHFTFSKVLCWVALDRAIKVAKIFGKTHKIKKWTALEQEIKEDIHNNAWNSDINAFVQSYGSRHLDASVLLMESYGFIHARDPKFVNTVRAIEEGLSNDGLLYRYKNEDDFGLPSSSFTICTFWFINSLFKIGEEDKALEHFERLLGYSNHLGLFSEDIDFKTKRLLGNFPQAYSHLALIECAINFSRKGSEERILESIS, via the coding sequence ATGGACAACTTGAATTACGGAATTATTGGAAATTGTAGAACGGCTGCTTTGATTTCAAAAGCAGGTTCATTGGATTGGTGCTGCCTGCCCCAATTTGACTCTGCCTCTGTCTTTGCAAAGATATTGGATGAAGAAAAGGGTGGGAGTTTTGGATTCAAATTGGATGACGGGTACAGCGTAGACCAAAAGTACCATCCCAATACCGCTATATTGGTCACTCGTTTTTCCAATGGGAAGGATATCTTTGAAGTACATGATTTTATGCCCCGCCATCACAAGCTCAACAATGGAAAATATAACGCCCCACCAGAAATTGTACGGTACATTAAGTATGTTTCAGGAAGGCCAAAATTTAGCGTTCAGTACGACCCCAAACTTGAATATGGGTTGGGGCAGACCAAGCATTATGTGAAGAAGCACTTTATAGCGAGTCTTACCCGTAAGCAGAAATACGACACGCTGTTTTTATATACATCCTTTGACAAAAATTCCGTTTTGGATGGGAGTGAGATAACCCTTGACCAAGACGGCTATTTTTTGATTTGCTACAATGAAAAAATCCTAAAAGCTACCACGGACAAAATGGCCTTGGAACTGGAACGGACCAAGGTATATTGGTTGGATTGGTCGGACAAGACCCCAAACTACCACAAATTTGGGGAGCAGATCATTAGAAGTGCCATTACGCTTAAGCTTTTGACTTTCGACAAAACAGGAGCCGTTTTGGCCGCGGCCACCACTTCTTTACCAGAAACTGTTGGGGAAGTTCGTAATTGGGATTATCGCTTTTGCTGGATAAGGGATGCATCCATGGTCATAAAAGTGGTTTCTGAATTGGGGCATAAAAATTCTGCCAAGAGATATTTACAGTTTATTATTGATTTGATGCCCGATAAGGATGAAAAACTCCAGATCATGTATGGCATCAACAAAGAGAAGACACTTACTGAGAAAACTTTGGACCATTTGGATGGATACAAAGGTTCCAAACCGGTGCGTATTGGAAACGCTGCTTACAAACAACGACAAAATGATATTTATGGCATTTTGATGGATGTAATCTATGAGCAGCTTATGAAATTTAGCAACGATATTGAAAACGGGGAGGAACTTTGGAGCATTACCAAAGGCATTGTCTGGATTGTGGGCAAACACTGGAAAGAACCGGACAAGGGGATTTGGGAATTCCGGGGTGAGGACAAGCATTTTACCTTCTCAAAGGTGTTGTGCTGGGTAGCTTTGGACAGGGCCATAAAAGTGGCCAAAATTTTTGGGAAGACCCATAAGATTAAAAAGTGGACCGCACTGGAACAGGAAATTAAGGAGGATATCCATAACAATGCATGGAACAGCGATATCAACGCTTTTGTACAGTCGTATGGCTCACGTCATTTGGATGCTTCGGTACTTTTAATGGAATCCTACGGGTTTATTCATGCCAGAGATCCAAAATTTGTAAATACGGTTAGGGCCATTGAAGAGGGTCTCAGTAATGACGGATTGCTCTACCGTTATAAAAATGAGGATGATTTTGGACTTCCATCGTCCTCTTTTACCATTTGTACCTTTTGGTTCATCAACAGTTTGTTCAAAATTGGGGAAGAGGATAAGGCCTTGGAACATTTTGAAAGGTTGTTGGGTTACAGTAATCATTTGGGACTTTTTAGTGAGGACATTGATTTTAAGACCAAACGCTTGTTGGGGAACTTCCCACAGGCCTATTCCCATTTGGCACTGATTGAATGTGCCATAAACTTTTCAAGAAAGGGGAGCGAGGAACGAATTTTGGAATCCATCAGTTAA